From the Gasterosteus aculeatus chromosome 13, fGasAcu3.hap1.1, whole genome shotgun sequence genome, one window contains:
- the LOC120831298 gene encoding NLR family CARD domain-containing protein 3 isoform X4 yields the protein MNQGEDPEAPLCGKHDSQTKAKRIHQRPGPGPGPGYGPVTSCVSMKSNRSMEARILFKDGCPSVDASSHQQRGTSPAPSCVSMKSNQSMGARILFKDGCPSSHQQRGKSPEPTCVSMKSNQSMEARILFKDGCPREDQESSEVLTGQSARQHQTNLDSIFMLLEESILTFVKNELKKIQKVVSSDDPESLESQREDEEQRRSREAFEKIAVHFLRRMKEEELAERLQSRLLAAVCQRELKSNLKKKFQCVFEGIAKAGDPALLNEIYTELYVTEGGTAVVNKEHEVRQIQRTSSKPARPETTIRREDLFKASTGRKEPIRTVMTKGVAGIGKTVLTQKFTLDWAEDKDNKDIQFIFPFTFRELNVLRGKYSLVGLVHHFFCETKAAGICKFEEFQVVFIFDGLDECRLPLDFHNNEILTDVTESALVDVLLTNLIRGKLLPSARLWITTRPAAANQIPPECVGMVTEVRGFNDPQKEEYFIKRFRDEEQASRIISHIKTSRSLHIMCHIPVFCWITATVLEDNLKTREERELPKTLTEMYNHFLVVQSKVRKVKYDGGAEADPHWSPESKKMIESLGKLAFDQLQKGNLIFYESDLTECGIDIRAASVYSGVFTQMFREESRLSQDKVFCFVHLSVQEFLAALHVHMTFISSGVNLLSGCRSIGKEKVKPKCFYESAVDKALQSPNGHLDLFLRFLMGLSLETNQTLLRGLLIQTGSRSQTNQETVEYIKEKIRKNVSPEKSINLFHCLNELNDGSLVKGIQQALSSGRLSTDELSPAQWSALVFILLSSEEDLQAFDLKKYSATEEALLRLLPVVKASNKALLSGCNLSERSCEALSSVLCSQSSKLRNLYLSNNNLRHLGGYMLSAGQQSPHWRREFLRVEPDGVRWFRPGLRNYLRELTFDTNTVHRKLKLSENNRTVTCGEEDQSYPDHPDRFEAWSQLLCTGLTGRCYWEVKWKGGVHVSVSYRGIRRKGVNDDCWFGYSDQSWSLMCSDEGYVVCHNKTVTHISSSSYFGRVAVYVDYPAGSLSFYRVSSDTLIHLHTFNTTFTQPLYPGFGFSFKSMSRLRLGSSVSLCSLQEGESPPGREPPSPLSI from the exons ttcacatcagcagagaggaaaatcTCCTGAACCcacctgtgtgtccatgaagagtaaccagtctATGGAGGCTCGAATACTCTTCAAAGATGGCTGtccaag agaggaccaggagagctcagaggttctcACAGGTCAGTCTGCCCGGCAGCATCAAACCAACCTGGACTCCATATttatg ctgctggaggagagcaTCCTCacatttgtgaagaacgagctgaagaagatccagaaggttgtgagttcagatgaccCAGAATCCTTAGAGAGTCAGAgggaggatgaagagcagaggaggagcagagaggcatttGAGAAGATagcagtgcacttcctgaggagaatgaaggagGAAGAGCTTGCTGaacgtctgcagagca gacttcttgctgcagtttgtcagcgtgaactcaaatctaatctgaagaagaagttccagtgtgtgtttgagggcatCGCTAAAGCAGGAGATCCagcccttctgaatgagatctacacagagctctacgtCACAGAGGGCGGGACTGCAGTGGTCAataaagaacatgaggtcagacagattcaAAGAACATCCAgcaaaccagccagaccagaaacaaccatccgACGAGAAGACCTCTTTAAAGCCTCAACTGGAAGaaaggaaccaatcagaacagtgatgactaagggagtggctggcattgggaaaacagtcttaacacagaagttcactctggactgggctgaagacaaagacaacaaggacatacagttcatatttccattcaccttcagagagctgaatgtgctgagagggaAGTACAgtttggtgggacttgttcatcacttcttctgtgaaaccaaagcagcaggaatctgtaagtttgaagagttccaggttgtgttcatctttgacggtctggatgagtgtcgacttcctctggacttccacaacaatgagatcctgactgatgtcacagagtcggccttggtggatgtgctcctcacaaacctcatcagggggaaactgcttccctctgctcgcctctggataaccacacgacctgcagcagccaatcagatacctcctgagtgtgttggcatggtgacagaggtcagaggcttCAATGACCCCCAGAAAGAGGAGTACTTCATTAaaaggttcagagatgaggagcaggccagcaggatcatctctcacatcaagacctctcgaagcctccacatcatgtgccacatcccagtcttctgctggatcactgctacagttctggaggacaatttgaagaccagagaggaacgagagctgcccaagaccctgactgagatgtacaatcacttcctggtggttcagtccaaagtgaggaaggtcaagtacgatggaggagctgaggcggatccacactggagtcccgAGAGCaagaagatgatcgagtctctgggaaaacttgcctttgatcagctgcagaaaggaaacctgatcttctatgaatctgacctgacagagtgtggcatcgatatcagagcagcctcagtgtactcaggagtgttcacgcAGATGtttagagaggagagcagactgtcccaggacaaggtgttctgcttcgtccatctgagtgttcaggagtttctggctgctcttcatgttcATATGACCTTCATCAGCTCTGgggtcaatctgctgtcagggTGTCGATCTATTGGCAAAGAGAAAGttaaaccaaaatgtttctacgagagtgctgtggacaaggccttgcagagtcctaatggacacctggacttgttcctccgcttcctcatgggtctttccctggagaccaatcagactctcctacgaggtctgctgatacagacaggaagtcgctcacagaccaatcaggagacagtcgagtacatcaaggagaagatccgtaagaatgtgtctccagagaaaagcatcaatctgtttcactgtctgaatgaactgaatgatggttctctagtgaaGGGGATCCAACAGGCCCTtagttcaggacgtctctccacagatgaactgtctcctgctcagtggtccgctctggtcttcatcttactgtcttCAGAGGAAGATCTGCAGGCGTTTGatctgaagaaatactctgctacagaggaggctcttctgaggctgctgccagtggtcaaagcctccaacaaagctct actgagtggctgtaacctctcagagagaagctgtgaagctctgtcctcagttctctgCTCCCAGTCCTCTAAGCTGAGGAACCTGtatctgagtaacaacaacctgcgGCATTTAGGAGGGTACATGCTCTCTGCTGGACAGCAGAGTCCACACTGGAGACGGGAAtttctcag ggtggagcctgatggagtccgatggttcagACCGGGTCTGAGGAatt atctCCGTGAACTCACattcgacacaaacacagtacacagaaaactcaaactgtctgaaaACAACAGGACGGTGACATGTggggaggaggatcagtcatatcctgatcatccagacagatttgaagCCTggtctcagctgctgtgtactggtctgactggtcgctgttactgggaggtcaaGTGGAAAGGAGGAGttcatgtatcagtgagttacagaggaatcagaaGGAAAGGAGTCAACGatgactgttggtttggatacagtgatcagtcctggagtctgatgtgctctgatgaaggttacgttgtctgtcacaataagacagtaacacacatctcctcctcctcctactttggtagagtagcagtgtatgtggactatCCTGCTGGCTcgctgtccttctacagagtctcctctgacacactgatccacctccacaccttcaacaCCACATTCACTCAACCTCTTTACCCTGGGTTTGGGTTTAGCTTCAAGTCCATGTCAAGGCTCAGGcttggttcctcagtgtctctgtgttctctgcaggagggagagtctcctcctggtagAGAAcctccctctccgctctccatATAG